From Planctomycetota bacterium, the proteins below share one genomic window:
- a CDS encoding metal ABC transporter permease, whose amino-acid sequence MYDPSPIAALLVAVCVGVACGALSPVVVARRWAFAAEGIAHSAFGGAGVAWILAIMLPAAGSALGVEIAVVAACLTTALAMALLSRRRGVSVDVAVGVVLSLALAVGFIGQGVYFSATRMQPVGFYALLVGRSDLAWIDALVAGAVTVGVVGVLVLIRRGVLAFAVDPELARSSGLPERAVHFLLMLLLAAVVALGVRLAGSLLVTALLVLPAATAGRLTRKLGPALWLSVLLAPAATLIGHLAAAQVDWLPPGPAVVITATLPFGVSLLKR is encoded by the coding sequence GTGTACGACCCGTCGCCGATCGCCGCTTTGCTCGTTGCCGTGTGTGTGGGCGTGGCGTGCGGGGCGCTCTCGCCGGTGGTGGTGGCGCGGCGGTGGGCGTTCGCGGCCGAGGGGATCGCGCACTCGGCCTTCGGCGGCGCGGGCGTGGCGTGGATATTGGCGATCATGTTGCCGGCGGCGGGGTCGGCGTTGGGCGTTGAGATCGCCGTCGTGGCCGCGTGCTTGACCACGGCGCTGGCGATGGCGCTGCTATCGCGACGGCGTGGCGTGTCGGTCGATGTCGCGGTCGGCGTGGTGCTGAGCCTTGCGTTGGCCGTCGGGTTCATCGGTCAGGGCGTGTACTTTTCCGCGACCCGCATGCAGCCGGTGGGGTTTTACGCGTTGCTGGTGGGAAGATCGGATCTGGCGTGGATTGATGCGCTGGTGGCCGGGGCGGTGACGGTCGGCGTGGTGGGTGTGCTGGTGCTCATCCGCCGCGGGGTGTTGGCGTTCGCGGTCGATCCGGAACTGGCACGGTCGAGCGGACTGCCTGAGCGGGCGGTGCATTTTCTGCTGATGCTGTTGCTCGCGGCGGTGGTGGCGTTGGGCGTGCGGCTGGCCGGGTCGTTGCTCGTGACGGCGTTGCTCGTGCTGCCAGCCGCCACGGCGGGGCGACTGACGCGAAAGCTCGGGCCGGCGTTGTGGCTGAGCGTGCTGCTGGCGCCGGCCGCGACGCTCATCGGCCACCTGGCGGCCGCCCAAGTCGACTGGCTCCCGCCCGGTCCGGCCGTCGTCATCACCGCCACGTTGCCGTTCGGGGTCAGTTTGCTCAAGCGG
- a CDS encoding ATP-binding cassette domain-containing protein: MPAIHVDHVCFAHPGGHAHAAGCSASSHVEKASDQHHTDLLHKISLTVEPGEYVALGGPNGGGKSTLLGLLLGQLVPGHGMLRIAGLAPKAAVRRGNLVGYLSQRDPVPGGVPIGAGDLVRSALAGRCGLFGKPSAEELDHVDALLARFALTDAADVPIAQLSGGMRRRAMIVRALANRPAVWLLDEPTLNLDTAGTDALLDLLADPPQERPAVLVVTHDEKLADACDRQLTLDRTLKPAGLSVGLA, translated from the coding sequence ATGCCGGCTATTCACGTCGACCACGTCTGCTTCGCCCACCCCGGCGGTCACGCCCATGCGGCCGGTTGCTCGGCGTCCAGCCATGTCGAGAAGGCGTCGGACCAGCATCACACGGACTTGCTGCACAAGATCAGCCTGACCGTGGAGCCGGGTGAATATGTCGCGCTGGGCGGGCCGAACGGTGGCGGAAAGTCCACGTTGCTCGGTTTGCTGCTCGGGCAACTGGTGCCGGGGCACGGGATGCTGCGGATCGCGGGGTTGGCTCCGAAGGCGGCGGTGCGGCGGGGCAACCTCGTGGGCTACCTGTCCCAGCGGGATCCGGTGCCCGGCGGCGTGCCGATCGGGGCGGGCGATCTGGTCCGCTCGGCGCTGGCCGGGCGGTGCGGGCTGTTCGGCAAGCCCAGTGCCGAGGAGCTGGATCACGTTGACGCGCTGCTCGCCCGGTTCGCCTTGACTGACGCGGCGGACGTGCCGATCGCGCAGCTCTCGGGCGGGATGCGGCGGCGGGCCATGATCGTCCGCGCGTTGGCCAACCGCCCGGCCGTCTGGCTTCTCGACGAGCCGACGCTCAACCTCGACACCGCCGGCACCGACGCGCTGCTCGATCTGCTCGCCGACCCGCCGCAGGAACGGCCGGCGGTGCTCGTGGTCACCCATGATGAAAAGCTCGCCGATGCGTGCGATCGGCAACTCACGCTGGATCGGACGCTCAAGCCCGCCGGTTTGTCGGTCGGTCTGGCCTGA